Within Candidatus Rubrimentiphilum sp., the genomic segment TCACTTCGTCGAGCACGTCCCAGACTTCAGGGCGCACGCGTTCGACCATCCGCTTGGCACTTTTAATGTTGTGCGCTTGGCCGCGATCGACCAGCTTCTTCATCACGAACGGCTTGAAGAGCTCGAGCGCCATCTCTTTGGGCAGGCCGCATTGGTGCAGCTTGAGCGACGGGCCGACCACGATGACCGAACGTCCCGAATAGTCAACGCGCTTGCCGAGCAAGTTCTGACGGAAACGCCCCTGCTTTCCTTTTAAGATGTCGGAAAGCGATTTCAGGGGCCGGTTGTTGGGCCCGGTGACGGGGCGGCCGCGGCGGCCGTTGTCGATGAGCGCGTCAACCGCCTCTTGCAGCATGCGCTTTTCGTTCTTGATGATGATCTCGGGCGCCGACAGTTCGAGCAGCCGCTTCAAACGGTTGTTGCGGTTGATGACGCGCCGGTAGAGATCGTTCAAGTCCGAGGTGGCAAAACGTCCGCCGTCGAGCTGCACCATCGGGCGCAGTTCCGGCGCGATCACCGGGACGGCCGAGAGGATCATCCACTCGGGCTTGTTGCCGCTGTTGAGAAATGCTTCAACGACCTCGAGGCGCTTGATGGCCTTGAGGCGCTTTTGTCCGGTCGTGGCCTGGAACTCGACGCGCAACTCTTCCTGGAGCTTGCGCAAGTTCAAGTCGCGCAACAGCTCGCGGATCGCTTCCGCGCCCATGCCGGCTTTAAAGGCGGTGCCGTACTTCTCGCGATGCTCGCGATACTTTTGCTCGGTCAGCACTTCGCGCTTCTGCAGCGGCGTGCTGCCGGGATCGATCACCACGTAGGCCGCGAAGTAGATCACCTTCTCGAGCTGGCGCGGCGACATGTCGAGCAGAATGCCGATGCGGCTGGGCACCCCCTTGAAGTACCAGATGTGGCTGACGGGCGTGGCCAACTCGATGTGGCCCATGCGCTCGCGGCGCACCTTCGCGCGCGTGATCTCGACGCCGCAGCGATCGCAGATCATGCCCTTGAAGCGGATACGCTTGTACTTGCCGCAGTGGCATTCCCAGTCTTTGGTGGGCCCGAAGATCTTCTCGCAGAACAGGCCGTCGCGCTCGGGTTTGAGCGTGCGGTAGTTGATCGTCTCGGGTTTCTTTACTTCACCAAACGACCACGCGCGGATCTGCTCCGGCGACGCGAGACCGATACGCATCGCATCGAAGTTGTTAACATCTATCAGGTTCAAGAACGGGTCTCCACCGCGCATCAGCCGGGCTTACGCAGGGAACGCATCTCACGTGGTCACGTAAGGCTTCCCACCGTCGCCGCTGGCCGCTCGAGGGCGCGGGCACAGACGGCTATTATACGGCTGTCGACCCTAGAGGGTCAAGGGCGAGGCGAGGAGGCGGGGACGGCCGCTATTCGGCCGAGGCGGCGGCCTGGGCGTCAGGGACGGAGTCGTACGTCGGAAAGGCCTGGTCCAGGCCGGAGATGCTGAACAAGCGGCGCACTTGGGGCGAGCCGATGACCAGCCGCGGGAGGGGCAGGTTCTTGGTCCGCCGCCGGTTCCGTAGCACTACCAGCTCCGCCAGGATGGTGCTGTCGGCATAGTTCACGCTCGCCAGGTCCAGAATGACCTCGCTCGGCGCGTCGCTTACCGGCCCGAGCAGACGCTCCAGTTCGTCGCGGCGGGCGATGTCCCAATCGCCCTCGAGCCTAACGACTCTGGGTTTCTCCACCATACTAAAAAGATATCACTCACGCGCTTGCTTGGCTGCTCCGAAACACAAATTTTGCAATTCCCGCGGCGGCCAGCGCCAGGCCGGCCGAGCTGAACATCACCCAGGCGAACGCATTGACGAAGGACGCATCCACGATACTGCGGACCACGGGCTGGTCGGACGCGGCGATATTGGCCGGCACGTAGCCGGTCAACAGGCGCGTGCGGTCGGCGGCCAGTTTCGCGCGGGTCGCCGGCGCCACCGTCGCGCGGGCTATCCGCGCATCGTAGCTTCTATAGAAGGCGGCGCTCAACACAAGGCCCAACGCGGCGACGGCGATCAAGCCGGCAGCGCGCGCTATGGCGTTATTTACCCCCGACGCGACGCCGGCGTGCTTGGTCTCCAGCGAGTTCATCACCGTGGCCGTCAGCGGCGCCACGAAGGTGACCGCGCCGATTCCGAGCACCACCGAAGCCGGGAAAAAGGACAGCCAATAGCTCCGTCCTTGCCCAGCGAGCGCGAAGAGCGCAAAACCCAAGGCCGCGATGATCGCCCCGCCGACCAGCATCGGCCCGGCGCCGAGTTTGGCTTGCAGCGCGCCGCTGTAGCGGGAAAAGAAAAACATAATCAGCGTCATCGGAAGCATCGCAGCGCCGGCTTCCGTCGGCGTGTAATGCTGGACGTTGATCAGATCGAACGGCACGAAGAACAAACTTCCGCCCAGCCCGGCGTACAGCAAAAACGTGTAAACGTTGGCGCCGGCAAAGCCGGGATACGTGAAGAACTTCAGCGGCATCATCGGCGAAGGCGAGCGCTTCTCGTAGACCACAAAGAGCACCAGCACGATTACGCCGGCGACTCCGATCGCAAGGTTTATCGTTTGATTCGTGCCGCTCTGCAGCTCGATCAGCGAATAGACGAGCGCGCCCAGCCCAAGCGTTGCCAGCGCGGCGCCGACAAAGTCAATGTGCTGCCCGGCGTCCTCGTCCCGGCTTTCGTGAATGTAGCGCAACGAGATGTAGATGACGAGCGCGGCGATCGGAACGTTCACCAGAAACACCCAACGCCAGGAAAAATGCTGCGCTATGACGCCGCCCAGCACGGGCCCGATCGCGCCGCTAATTGCGGAGAAGGCGGCCCACGTCCCGATCGCTTTGCCGCGCTGCGCCGGTTCGAACTGCGCGCTGATCAGCGCCAAGCTTTCAGGAACGAGCAACGCTGCGCCGACCCCTTGAATGCACCGCGCGATGACGAGCTGTTCCATAGTCCGCGCCAGCGCGCAAGCGATTGATGCGCCCGCAAACACGATAGTGCCCGCCACGAACATTTTCCGGCGGCCGTAGACGTCGCCGAGCGCGCCGCCAACCAAAATAAGCGCCGACAAAAACAGCGCGTAGCCTTCCACCACCCATTGCACGAATTGCGCATTCGCATGCAGCTCACGCTGCAGCACCGGCAAAATAACGTTGACGGCAGTGCCGTCCAGCAGCGCCATTCCCGAGCCGAGGATCGAGGCGGCGAGCACTAGCGTGCCCTTTGTGGGGCGAACCGCAGGCGGCGGACAATCTATGCCGATTCGCTCGCACGGGTTCTCAATGAACATTGACATACTTAGGGCATCTTCAACTCGCGCCGGAGCGCTTGCCATTCGGCGTTTCGAAGTCTTGCGCGCGAACCGCCAGGTACTCCAAGTTCTCATACATCGAATTGCTGGCGGAGGCGGCGCGGCGCAACAAAACGACCTCTTTCAGATGCAGCAAGCCGGCGAGCTGATTGGCGCCGTGGATGTGACGGAGTTGAATGAACGCCGCGGTCGCGGTCGCCGCGATCACCAGAAACGTGGCGATGGTAGCATAGGCGGTTAGATATTCCGCGCTCGGCATGGGCAACGCGTTCGCTCCGCGCCTTGCCGGGGCCCTCGCCGGGCACTTCCGCTTCCGTGAGCCGTAGCCAGCGCGGATTTACGCTGCTCGAAGTGATGGTGGCCCTCGCCGCGATGACGGCGCTCGCGTTCTTCTTACTGAACGCGACGGGCGGCGTGTTGCGCTGGAATGCCGCGCTCTCCGCCAGAGAACGCGCCGAGGCTGCCGGGGCCGCGCTGTCGGACCGGCTCGAAGCCGAGGAAGATTCGGCCTGGGCGATCTTCACGCCGCCGACCGACGTACTCGGTCAAAGCAATGCCGATCGCCACGAACTCGACTTCTTCACGCGCGACGCGCAAAGCCGCCCGTATTTTTGGGCGTACCGGTACGACGCGGCGGCACATGCGCTGCAACGGTATCTCTATGCGTCGCCGGGCGCGCAGCCGATCGCGGACGATCCGCCCATTACCGAAATAACGAGCTTCGCTGCGCAGACCTATCCGGTGACGGCGCTGCAAGACTCGACTTCGCCGCTGTACTCGGATCTCTATAAGAACGCGACGCTGCAGGCGGCGACTGTGCGCTTCGGCTATAGCGATCGGCCTTGGATCGCCGGCGGCAACCAAATCACCTACGTGCGCGTCGAGACACTGCAATCCGCGCGCGTTCTCGAACTCTCGACACAGACTGCGCCCAGTGGTTTTACGGTCGTGCTGCTCTACACACCGGCGCCGTCGCCAAGTCCAATCGTCATCGCCACGCTAAGCGCCCTCATCCAAACCGTAAAGGTCACAGGGTTTTGGCAAAATTGTCCTGGGCAGATCAGAGATTGTTCGAACGCGGAGTGGCCGCAGTATCACTGGACACAAACGACGACCCTTAACTCCTACCAAAGTACCGACGGCGGTTATACGTGGACGCTCGCGAACTCGAGCAGCCAAATTGATACCGGCATCAGCACGCCCACGGGCGGGGATCTTCCGTCGGTGAACTGTCCGCCCGATTCGAATGCGGATTACGTCTACGCTTGTGCGGACGGCTGGAAACCGTCGGCGCCGCCCGGAACGGCGGGCATGACCTTCTAGCGCGCTTCCGTTCGCTCCAGAAACGTGTCGAGCGCGCGCGTGAAGCGTTCGAAATCCGTGCGATGCGGGCTGTGGCCGTGCCCCTCGAAGACGCGCAACGCGACGTTGGGGCCGCCGCGTTCCTGAATGTATTTGAGATCTTCCAGCGCGACCAAACTCTCCGAACCCTCGCCGACTGCCAGAAACAGCGGCTTCGGATAGCTCTCGAGATCGCCGCGCAAGTCCCACTTCTGCGGCGGGTTCTCGTCGCGCAAGCGTTTGATGGCCGACTGCAGCGTCTTCTGCTTTTTTACCTCGCGCAAAATCGGGTTGTAGAATCCGTTGCCCATTTGCCGGATCATCGGATCGATCGCCACCACGCGCCGCACGTCGAAGCGCCGCCCGCCTAAGATCGAAATTGCGCCGCCCCACGAGTGTCCGATCACCGTGTCCACTTCATCGGGAATCGCGGCGATCACGTTGTGCAGATCCAAGAGCGACCGGTGCAGCGTCATCGAACCGCTGACGTCCGAATCTCCGTGACCTCGCTGATCGTACGCGTAGACTCGAGCTCGCGCGCCATAGTGCTCGGCGAGCGGCTCCCAGGCTTTGCGCGATCCGGTCATCCCGTGAATGGCTAACATGACGGGCCCTCGCTCTCCCCAGCGTTCAAGCGTCGTCTGCGCGCCGTCGTCGAGCGTCAAGCGTTCTTCGGTGTGAACCACGAGGGCCTGGAATTTGCGCTCAGCAGGCGAGCGCCTTCCTGTCCCTTCGATACCTCAGGGTCCTTCGATACCTCAGGATGACATCCCGATACCTCAGGATGACAAGTGGGAATAAGCAGCATTATGATGTTATGGAAGCGAGCAGTCGCCGGCACGACGATGGCGGCAATGTTGGCACTGGCAGTGCCGTCTCCCACGATGGCGGACGGTGCGGCCAGCACGCGCAACATTCTGTTAGGCGCCGGACTGGCAACCTATCTGATCATTCAGCACAACCGTAAGGTGCACGAACGGTACGCGGAAGACGCACGCCGTCAGGCCGAGTTGCAGTCCGAAAACTCGAACATGCAAGCGGCATACAACAGCGAGCGCTCCGCCTACAAGAACGCCCTGGCGGAGATCGTCGATCTCAAACGTGAAGTGGCGTATCAGCACTCGGTGATCGTCGGGCAGCGGCACCAGGTCGCTTCGCAAGCCTTTGTAACGCAGCCGCGCACCCGCGTGGAGGCGGCAAGCATGGGCCCGAGCCGTCAGGTAGCCATGACGTAC encodes:
- a CDS encoding STAS domain-containing protein; amino-acid sequence: MEKPRVVRLEGDWDIARRDELERLLGPVSDAPSEVILDLASVNYADSTILAELVVLRNRRRTKNLPLPRLVIGSPQVRRLFSISGLDQAFPTYDSVPDAQAAASAE
- a CDS encoding MFS transporter, whose translation is MSMFIENPCERIGIDCPPPAVRPTKGTLVLAASILGSGMALLDGTAVNVILPVLQRELHANAQFVQWVVEGYALFLSALILVGGALGDVYGRRKMFVAGTIVFAGASIACALARTMEQLVIARCIQGVGAALLVPESLALISAQFEPAQRGKAIGTWAAFSAISGAIGPVLGGVIAQHFSWRWVFLVNVPIAALVIYISLRYIHESRDEDAGQHIDFVGAALATLGLGALVYSLIELQSGTNQTINLAIGVAGVIVLVLFVVYEKRSPSPMMPLKFFTYPGFAGANVYTFLLYAGLGGSLFFVPFDLINVQHYTPTEAGAAMLPMTLIMFFFSRYSGALQAKLGAGPMLVGGAIIAALGFALFALAGQGRSYWLSFFPASVVLGIGAVTFVAPLTATVMNSLETKHAGVASGVNNAIARAAGLIAVAALGLVLSAAFYRSYDARIARATVAPATRAKLAADRTRLLTGYVPANIAASDQPVVRSIVDASFVNAFAWVMFSSAGLALAAAGIAKFVFRSSQASA
- a CDS encoding prepilin-type N-terminal cleavage/methylation domain-containing protein, producing MSRSQRGFTLLEVMVALAAMTALAFFLLNATGGVLRWNAALSARERAEAAGAALSDRLEAEEDSAWAIFTPPTDVLGQSNADRHELDFFTRDAQSRPYFWAYRYDAAAHALQRYLYASPGAQPIADDPPITEITSFAAQTYPVTALQDSTSPLYSDLYKNATLQAATVRFGYSDRPWIAGGNQITYVRVETLQSARVLELSTQTAPSGFTVVLLYTPAPSPSPIVIATLSALIQTVKVTGFWQNCPGQIRDCSNAEWPQYHWTQTTTLNSYQSTDGGYTWTLANSSSQIDTGISTPTGGDLPSVNCPPDSNADYVYACADGWKPSAPPGTAGMTF
- a CDS encoding alpha/beta hydrolase — translated: MVHTEERLTLDDGAQTTLERWGERGPVMLAIHGMTGSRKAWEPLAEHYGARARVYAYDQRGHGDSDVSGSMTLHRSLLDLHNVIAAIPDEVDTVIGHSWGGAISILGGRRFDVRRVVAIDPMIRQMGNGFYNPILREVKKQKTLQSAIKRLRDENPPQKWDLRGDLESYPKPLFLAVGEGSESLVALEDLKYIQERGGPNVALRVFEGHGHSPHRTDFERFTRALDTFLERTEAR